A stretch of the Archangium violaceum genome encodes the following:
- a CDS encoding DUF6229 family protein, producing the protein MTDSQVDEILAGWLSGSESAFGMNNPAGPLYLGGEATEAALTNSTDALYTGCSSCTGSLHSYCC; encoded by the coding sequence ATGACTGATTCCCAAGTTGACGAGATCCTGGCTGGTTGGCTGTCCGGTTCCGAGTCTGCCTTTGGCATGAACAACCCGGCGGGTCCTCTGTATCTGGGTGGCGAGGCGACGGAGGCCGCGCTGACCAACTCGACCGACGCGCTGTACACCGGCTGTAGCTCCTGCACCGGGTCGCTGCACAGCTACTGCTGCTGA
- a CDS encoding MarR family winged helix-turn-helix transcriptional regulator: MSRNVSRSEGADGDVDRFRRLLFTLGRLHSLRDPLARSCERMELTAPQIHALLWLGQDGALTMGELARRLGITEKTVTGVVDRLEREGHVQRERSPEDRRVIRCRLTASGSRLHRKLDRTVVQDMGRMLEHLDTTDRRALFRILEKLIASAEPKDRPHG, translated from the coding sequence GTGTCACGGAATGTCTCCAGGTCGGAAGGCGCGGACGGTGACGTCGACCGATTCCGGCGGCTCCTTTTCACACTGGGCCGGCTGCACTCGCTGAGGGATCCACTCGCCAGGAGCTGCGAGCGGATGGAGCTCACGGCGCCTCAAATCCACGCGCTGCTGTGGCTGGGGCAGGACGGGGCCCTCACCATGGGCGAGCTGGCCCGGCGGCTGGGCATCACCGAGAAGACGGTCACCGGCGTGGTGGACAGGCTCGAGCGCGAGGGCCACGTGCAGCGCGAGCGAAGCCCCGAGGACCGCCGCGTCATCCGTTGCCGGTTGACGGCCTCGGGCTCACGGCTCCACCGCAAGCTGGACCGGACCGTCGTCCAGGACATGGGGCGGATGCTGGAGCACCTGGACACCACCGACCGGCGAGCCCTCTTCCGCATCCTGGAGAAGCTCATCGCCTCGGCCGAGCCGAAGGACCGGCCCCACGGGTGA
- a CDS encoding type IV pilus modification PilV family protein: MSPTPHARRLRGFSLIEAMAALVVFTIGILGVLQMNVLASQQNGLARRQSTASKIARDMVDAFERLPFDHALLSSESTIDPGDPRFLRFDEADGRVMLEDAVALVGERPLLGAAHASVSTEGTYEVAWRVAPLKNDEGTTEARRILVMVRFPTTAGSLKQVNVWAVKFNPQAIGWGAAAIPEI, encoded by the coding sequence ATGTCTCCGACTCCCCACGCTCGCAGACTCCGTGGATTCAGCCTCATCGAGGCCATGGCGGCCCTCGTCGTCTTCACCATCGGCATCCTCGGCGTGCTGCAGATGAACGTGCTGGCCAGCCAGCAGAACGGGCTCGCCCGGCGCCAGTCCACCGCGAGCAAGATCGCCCGCGACATGGTGGACGCCTTCGAGCGCCTGCCCTTCGACCACGCGCTGCTGTCTTCCGAGAGCACCATCGACCCGGGGGATCCGCGCTTCCTCCGCTTCGACGAGGCCGACGGCCGGGTGATGTTGGAGGACGCGGTGGCGCTCGTCGGGGAGCGCCCGCTGCTCGGCGCGGCCCACGCGAGCGTGAGCACCGAGGGCACCTACGAGGTGGCGTGGCGGGTGGCGCCCCTGAAGAACGACGAGGGCACCACCGAGGCCCGCCGCATCCTGGTGATGGTGCGCTTCCCCACCACGGCCGGGAGCCTCAAGCAGGTCAACGTCTGGGCGGTGAAGTTCAACCCCCAGGCCATCGGCTGGGGCGCCGCGGCCATCCCGGAGATTTGA
- a CDS encoding DUF4336 domain-containing protein → MLRPLSDDVFVLEVPFRMSGFDLGGRMTVIRLSEGGLWLHSPVKMDAEARSEVDALGPVRFLVAPNVMHHLWLGDWAAAYPSAKVLAPAGLRKKRPDLRIDVELSDVMDVGQSPDIELLLAHGIPRFEEFVFLHRPSRTLLLTDLAFNIHETSSWLTRTYLKLCGAYGRLAPTWLLKSMVKDKAALRAWRERVLSWDFDRVVPCHGQVLEGGGREALREGFAWL, encoded by the coding sequence ATGCTGCGTCCGCTGTCCGATGATGTCTTCGTCCTGGAGGTCCCCTTCCGCATGAGTGGCTTCGATCTGGGCGGACGGATGACGGTGATCCGCCTGTCGGAGGGGGGCCTGTGGCTGCACTCGCCCGTGAAGATGGATGCGGAGGCTCGGAGCGAGGTGGACGCCCTGGGGCCGGTGCGCTTCCTGGTGGCGCCCAATGTGATGCACCACCTGTGGCTCGGGGACTGGGCCGCCGCATACCCCTCCGCGAAGGTGCTCGCGCCCGCGGGGCTGCGCAAGAAGCGGCCGGACCTGCGCATCGACGTGGAGCTGTCGGACGTGATGGACGTGGGCCAGTCACCGGACATCGAGCTGCTGCTGGCGCACGGCATCCCCAGGTTCGAGGAGTTCGTCTTCCTGCACCGCCCGAGCCGCACGTTGCTGCTCACCGACCTGGCCTTCAACATCCACGAAACATCCTCGTGGCTGACACGCACCTACCTGAAGCTGTGCGGGGCCTATGGCCGGTTGGCGCCCACCTGGCTGCTCAAGTCCATGGTGAAGGACAAGGCCGCGCTGCGCGCCTGGAGGGAGCGCGTGCTCTCGTGGGACTTCGACCGGGTGGTGCCGTGCCACGGCCAGGTGCTCGAGGGCGGCGGTCGGGAAGCACTGCGAGAAGGCTTCGCGTGGCTCTAG
- a CDS encoding sulfotransferase domain-containing protein gives MHRRLLDFGITVLGMVASWVWGIMGPLHSLLMRLRWKRFRMYQFKTRPDDVFIVTYPKSGTTWMQMIAWQLKSEGSLDFRHIEDVVPFIDRCGPADLPRLEALESPRFFKSHLPYEDVPSGARYIYVVRNLKDVAVSYYYHYLLMEDFRGGLDAFVKMLVDRRTHGGSWARHVLSWLEHRDAPNVLFLSYDEMQADLPGTLRRVARFSGIALDEARLPLLVEQCGVAFMKKLEARFDPRLSRRGNFVRKGETGEGLRELDATLQAELAAEEQQVLDRARVLDSSGALERLLRGEAPTHAAATEATPEKQQKMG, from the coding sequence ATGCATCGACGTCTGCTCGATTTCGGCATCACCGTCCTCGGCATGGTGGCGTCATGGGTCTGGGGCATCATGGGCCCCCTCCACTCGCTCCTCATGCGGCTGAGGTGGAAGCGCTTCCGGATGTATCAGTTCAAGACGCGCCCGGATGACGTGTTCATCGTGACGTATCCGAAGTCCGGCACCACCTGGATGCAGATGATCGCCTGGCAGTTGAAATCGGAGGGGAGCCTGGACTTCCGTCACATCGAGGACGTGGTCCCCTTCATCGATCGCTGCGGCCCGGCGGATCTGCCCCGGCTGGAGGCGCTCGAGTCCCCCCGCTTCTTCAAGAGCCACCTCCCCTACGAGGACGTGCCGTCCGGTGCCCGGTACATCTACGTCGTCCGAAACCTCAAGGACGTCGCGGTCTCGTACTACTACCACTACCTCTTGATGGAGGACTTCCGGGGCGGGCTCGACGCCTTCGTGAAGATGCTGGTGGACCGGCGCACGCACGGAGGGAGCTGGGCCCGGCATGTCCTCTCCTGGCTGGAGCACCGCGACGCACCGAACGTGCTGTTCCTCTCCTATGACGAGATGCAGGCGGATCTGCCGGGGACGCTCCGGCGCGTGGCCCGGTTCAGTGGCATCGCGTTGGACGAGGCGCGCCTGCCCCTGCTCGTGGAGCAGTGCGGTGTGGCCTTCATGAAGAAACTCGAGGCCCGCTTCGACCCGCGGCTGAGCCGCCGGGGAAACTTCGTCCGCAAGGGCGAGACGGGCGAGGGACTGCGCGAGCTGGACGCGACGCTCCAGGCGGAGCTGGCGGCCGAGGAACAGCAGGTGCTCGACCGGGCCCGGGTGCTGGACTCCTCGGGCGCGCTGGAGCGGCTGCTGCGAGGAGAGGCGCCCACGCACGCGGCGGCCACGGAGGCCACTCCCGAAAAGCAGCAAAAGATGGGGTAG
- a CDS encoding endonuclease/exonuclease/phosphatase family protein, which yields MIGPPCMRIDRLLAGLFLATPLACSSPSLRAGTAPVTLSAPGTLAVPVMARTRSEGDLRVMTFNIQSAIRGLDKVADTIRSAEPDIVALQEVDVHTRRANGLHQPAELAQRTGLPYYAHFRTTSLHGGDYGVAILSRFPLESVEQHPLPVEPGTEPRTVARILMKVHGQEVSVYVTHLTRRPFNGNIRVRQSAAIMKWMSEDPRPKLLMGDMNDTPDAGSLRLFKRELLDVFALRGEGSADTYPLPIIPNLRIDYVLACERFMPRRSKVLRVNASDHYPVVADLTLLEPVTAPTAEVVRRPGDEAAASSSQ from the coding sequence ATGATCGGTCCCCCCTGCATGCGAATCGACCGACTCCTCGCCGGCCTGTTCCTCGCGACTCCGCTCGCGTGTTCCTCCCCCTCCCTGCGCGCAGGGACCGCCCCCGTGACGCTCTCGGCTCCCGGGACCCTGGCGGTTCCCGTGATGGCGCGGACGCGATCCGAAGGTGACCTGCGGGTCATGACCTTCAACATCCAGTCCGCGATCCGTGGCCTGGACAAGGTGGCCGACACCATCCGCTCCGCCGAGCCCGACATCGTCGCGCTCCAGGAGGTGGATGTGCACACGCGGCGCGCCAACGGGTTGCACCAGCCCGCGGAGCTGGCCCAGCGCACCGGGTTGCCCTACTACGCCCACTTCCGCACCACCTCGCTGCACGGAGGGGACTACGGGGTGGCGATCCTCTCCCGCTTCCCATTGGAGTCCGTGGAGCAGCATCCGCTGCCCGTGGAGCCCGGCACCGAGCCGCGCACCGTCGCCCGCATCCTCATGAAGGTGCATGGGCAGGAGGTGAGCGTCTACGTCACCCACCTCACCCGGCGCCCCTTCAACGGGAACATCCGCGTGCGCCAGAGCGCGGCCATCATGAAGTGGATGAGCGAGGATCCGCGGCCCAAGCTCCTGATGGGCGACATGAACGACACGCCCGACGCGGGCTCCCTGCGCCTCTTCAAGCGCGAGTTGCTGGACGTGTTCGCCCTGCGCGGCGAGGGCTCCGCGGACACCTACCCGCTGCCCATCATCCCCAACCTGCGCATCGACTACGTGCTGGCGTGTGAGCGCTTCATGCCCAGGCGGAGCAAGGTGCTGCGCGTGAACGCGTCCGACCACTACCCCGTGGTGGCCGACCTCACCCTGCTCGAGCCCGTGACGGCGCCCACCGCCGAGGTGGTGCGGCGCCCGGGCGACGAGGCCGCCGCCTCCTCCAGCCAGTAG
- a CDS encoding type 2 lanthipeptide synthetase LanM family protein encodes MGFEESEGFARPVALFIAPFLGTLAERLGQVRGLGEAERAIVHAAADAALRNNAQARLNRVLLLELHAAGMTGKLSATDEQQRWAQFLELACTAPFGEHLRRRYPTLHERLATVCRLQLDAVLTLVERFVADRDALTGLPGQPGGELRALSLGAGDSHRGGHTVARLDFAHGSVMYKPRSVQVDSALQALLDRVLTDTPAQERIRIPRVLMRDGYGWAEFVEHRYCEGEAELTRFYRNLGHWLAVMRLLGGTDLHSENLIAHGPVPVVVDVESLFTQDPLVPPSGRGDAVDVAAQTIRGTVLRTGLLPIRADGLALAGVDISAVGALPGQQPKIQVPTIVDGGSASARLGMTTVELPPTKNHPSPRPVLERYWDQIVTGFRELTAHLVKLDAEHGMTGLLRPFLGCEVRRILRPTQAYAEIGRMLWHPASLHNEPAAVERARDILLRNAHAIPGAPTGPEEINREIGDLLAGDVPVFTALVDDALLEKTVDTWRSADLPREEMTIQGALVSAYLNERVLPPRRQVPTQRLDRERLDGRRRALAARLVEQLCDAAVRGKDGTATWISPVLTEFGWAIRPLTADVYSGQGGVSVVLAEYLHEVRRRRADAVDGVAETLVGALAVLRATEDQVPTPQLGAFLGLASQVWTWSTLYDLLGEPWMLERARARAQVLDQRMGEEDNLLEIISGVSGVIVPMLNLAEQTGEERWLRTAAAASRRLESTAKIDETGARWSTSMFPEAIGGFAHGATGIGWALARLGLSAAGTEADRRRWLELADRAFAFEESLYRPEAGNWADARKGSAVEFLTAWCHGSTGIGLAACDLYVRTREQRHLDVARRACAAGLREGFGWSHTLCHGDLGLWELLNTGRRIDPGYKGPDRDWMDAEILSSLEERGPVGGLAREAFSPGLMPGLSGVIHLLLRMHPEQRLPSPLLMDRGC; translated from the coding sequence ATGGGATTCGAGGAGTCGGAAGGATTCGCGCGCCCGGTGGCCCTGTTCATCGCGCCGTTCCTGGGGACGCTGGCCGAACGGCTGGGCCAGGTGCGCGGCCTTGGTGAGGCGGAGCGCGCCATCGTCCACGCGGCCGCCGATGCGGCCCTCCGCAACAACGCCCAGGCCAGACTCAACCGGGTGCTGCTGCTGGAGCTCCACGCCGCGGGAATGACGGGCAAGCTCAGCGCCACCGACGAGCAGCAGCGGTGGGCGCAGTTCCTCGAGCTGGCCTGCACCGCTCCCTTCGGCGAGCACCTGCGCCGCCGCTACCCGACGCTGCACGAGCGGCTCGCCACCGTCTGCCGGTTGCAGCTCGACGCGGTACTCACCCTGGTGGAACGCTTCGTCGCCGATCGGGACGCCCTCACCGGGTTGCCGGGCCAGCCCGGTGGAGAGCTGCGCGCCCTCTCGCTCGGCGCCGGTGACTCCCACCGGGGCGGGCACACCGTGGCGCGGCTCGACTTCGCGCACGGCTCGGTGATGTACAAACCGAGATCGGTCCAGGTCGACAGCGCGCTCCAGGCATTGCTGGACCGCGTCCTGACCGATACGCCCGCCCAGGAGCGCATCCGGATTCCACGCGTGCTGATGCGTGACGGCTACGGCTGGGCGGAGTTCGTCGAGCACCGCTACTGCGAGGGCGAGGCCGAGCTGACCCGCTTCTACCGCAACCTCGGCCACTGGCTCGCCGTGATGCGACTGCTCGGGGGCACGGACCTGCACTCGGAGAACCTCATCGCGCACGGCCCGGTCCCCGTGGTGGTGGACGTGGAGAGCCTGTTCACCCAGGACCCCCTGGTTCCCCCCTCCGGCCGGGGCGACGCGGTGGACGTCGCCGCCCAGACGATCCGCGGCACCGTGCTACGCACCGGCCTGCTGCCCATCCGCGCCGATGGTCTCGCCCTGGCCGGCGTGGACATCTCCGCCGTGGGCGCGCTGCCCGGACAGCAACCGAAGATCCAGGTCCCCACCATCGTCGACGGAGGGAGCGCCTCCGCGCGCCTGGGAATGACCACGGTGGAGCTGCCACCGACGAAGAACCATCCCAGTCCACGTCCCGTCCTCGAACGCTACTGGGACCAGATCGTCACCGGATTCCGGGAGCTGACCGCGCACCTCGTGAAGCTGGACGCGGAGCACGGCATGACCGGACTGCTGCGCCCCTTCCTCGGCTGCGAGGTCCGGCGCATCCTCCGGCCGACCCAGGCCTACGCGGAGATCGGCCGGATGCTGTGGCATCCCGCCTCGCTGCACAACGAGCCCGCCGCGGTCGAGCGCGCCAGGGACATCCTGCTCCGCAACGCCCATGCGATACCCGGCGCACCGACCGGGCCCGAGGAGATCAACCGCGAGATTGGCGACCTGCTCGCGGGCGACGTCCCCGTCTTCACGGCCCTCGTGGACGACGCGCTACTCGAGAAGACCGTCGACACGTGGCGATCGGCCGACCTCCCCCGGGAGGAGATGACCATCCAGGGCGCACTGGTCAGCGCCTACCTGAACGAGCGCGTCCTGCCGCCTCGCAGGCAGGTCCCCACGCAGCGGCTCGACCGGGAGCGGTTGGACGGCCGCCGCAGGGCCCTCGCAGCCCGGCTGGTCGAACAACTGTGCGACGCGGCCGTCCGCGGCAAGGACGGAACCGCCACGTGGATCAGCCCGGTGCTCACCGAGTTCGGCTGGGCCATCCGCCCGTTGACCGCCGACGTGTACAGCGGGCAGGGCGGGGTCTCGGTCGTCCTCGCCGAGTACCTGCACGAGGTGCGTCGCCGGCGGGCCGATGCGGTGGACGGCGTGGCGGAGACCCTCGTCGGCGCCCTGGCGGTGCTCCGCGCGACGGAGGACCAGGTGCCCACCCCGCAGCTCGGTGCGTTCCTGGGCCTGGCCTCGCAGGTGTGGACCTGGAGCACGCTGTACGATCTGCTGGGCGAGCCGTGGATGCTGGAGCGTGCGCGCGCCCGCGCCCAGGTGCTCGACCAGCGGATGGGCGAGGAGGACAACCTGCTGGAGATCATCAGTGGGGTGTCCGGCGTCATCGTGCCGATGCTCAACCTGGCCGAGCAGACCGGAGAGGAGCGATGGCTGCGCACCGCCGCCGCCGCGAGCCGCCGGTTGGAGAGCACCGCGAAGATCGACGAGACAGGCGCGCGGTGGTCGACCTCGATGTTCCCCGAGGCCATTGGAGGCTTCGCCCACGGCGCGACGGGCATTGGCTGGGCGCTGGCCCGGCTGGGACTCAGCGCCGCCGGCACGGAGGCCGACCGTCGGCGGTGGCTCGAGCTGGCCGACCGCGCCTTCGCCTTCGAGGAATCGCTGTACCGCCCGGAGGCGGGCAACTGGGCCGATGCGCGCAAGGGCAGCGCCGTCGAGTTCCTCACCGCCTGGTGCCATGGCAGCACGGGCATCGGGCTCGCCGCCTGCGACCTCTACGTCCGCACCCGGGAGCAACGCCACCTGGACGTGGCCCGCCGCGCCTGTGCCGCCGGCCTCCGCGAGGGCTTCGGCTGGAGCCACACGCTCTGTCATGGCGACCTCGGGTTGTGGGAACTGCTGAACACCGGGCGGCGCATCGACCCCGGCTACAAAGGACCCGACCGGGACTGGATGGACGCGGAGATCCTCTCCAGCCTGGAGGAGCGGGGACCGGTGGGGGGCCTGGCGCGAGAGGCCTTCTCCCCCGGCCTGATGCCGGGGCTCAGTGGCGTCATCCACCTCCTGCTCAGGATGCACCCCGAGCAACGTCTCCCCTCGCCTCTGCTGATGGACAGGGGTTGCTGA
- a CDS encoding pilus assembly FimT family protein encodes MSTRSRSTGFTLVELLVGVALLGILATLAGMAVFHGATRARVSNAAFEVAALYTAAQMRASSMGVPHYVVFHDDGTGFGVSMLERADALGAFNWASDDVTNLSAVGGVLHERLRLSHESGLGFLDLGAPRSDFPTLPAPFASISLTPSGSGRLLGGCTFCTEGTGGARGVIRFSPNGTVQMMTGGTETGGVIAFAPDSRGSGPPRWVVIAAPAGAIRVF; translated from the coding sequence GTGTCCACCCGGTCCCGCTCCACAGGCTTCACCCTCGTCGAACTGCTCGTGGGAGTCGCCCTCCTCGGCATCCTGGCGACGCTCGCGGGCATGGCCGTGTTCCACGGAGCCACGCGCGCTCGCGTCAGCAATGCCGCCTTCGAAGTGGCCGCGCTGTACACCGCCGCACAGATGCGGGCCAGCAGCATGGGCGTGCCCCACTACGTCGTCTTCCATGACGACGGCACCGGGTTCGGCGTGTCGATGCTGGAGCGCGCGGACGCGCTCGGCGCCTTCAACTGGGCCAGCGACGATGTGACGAACCTCTCCGCCGTGGGGGGCGTCCTGCACGAGCGGCTGCGGCTCTCCCACGAGAGCGGCCTGGGCTTCCTGGACCTCGGCGCCCCGCGCTCGGACTTCCCGACACTGCCCGCGCCCTTCGCCTCCATCTCCCTCACGCCGTCCGGCTCGGGCCGGCTGCTCGGTGGGTGCACCTTCTGCACCGAGGGCACCGGCGGCGCCCGGGGCGTCATCCGCTTCTCTCCCAATGGCACCGTCCAGATGATGACGGGCGGGACGGAGACCGGCGGCGTCATCGCCTTCGCACCCGACTCGCGCGGGTCCGGCCCGCCCCGGTGGGTCGTCATCGCCGCGCCGGCCGGTGCCATCCGCGTCTTCTAG
- a CDS encoding PilW family protein encodes MRVPRRPRGFSLIELLVSVAIGGVVLTGICLVFISQAWQYQAHASRRAVQASVRQALGFVERHVRNAGYGVDPDRAILAYDSFDAAGNAPGDGYPDGITVHARDLYFRRRATTVGTDFLRFDLELQRPLRKGEILLVLCPGAIRYAYVTVGETAPVGADTVQLDTAPSPMDSPSGPPGTLFHEQDQLNEACFHDTEPPVVVKVERSSFYVASFDDDGDPATPGATPYLMLHRGVDINGDGTIDGADAAPIAVGIEQLQVAYILNTLGDTPPPLVGVDDTVPWGETWHTGTPETDRPRLDDAYASPRRLGSHPANIRQVRLTVVARSTRADTQRPGDDVLTPGAGDADGPSLPSGSTAWRQLENLGTTPAKAFDPRGGGFSRAVLREAIAPKNLLMRSQFIPIHPGGG; translated from the coding sequence ATGCGCGTGCCTCGTCGCCCTCGTGGCTTCTCGCTCATCGAGCTGCTCGTCTCCGTCGCCATCGGCGGCGTGGTGCTCACCGGCATCTGCCTCGTCTTCATCTCGCAGGCCTGGCAGTACCAGGCCCACGCGAGCCGCCGCGCGGTGCAGGCCAGTGTGCGGCAGGCGCTGGGCTTCGTGGAGCGGCACGTGCGCAACGCGGGCTACGGCGTGGACCCGGACCGGGCCATCCTCGCCTATGACTCCTTCGACGCGGCCGGCAACGCGCCCGGCGACGGGTACCCGGACGGCATCACCGTCCACGCGCGCGACCTGTACTTCCGCCGCCGCGCCACCACCGTGGGCACGGACTTCCTGCGGTTCGATCTCGAGCTCCAGCGTCCGCTGCGCAAGGGGGAGATCCTGCTCGTCCTCTGCCCCGGCGCCATCCGCTACGCCTACGTGACGGTGGGGGAGACAGCTCCCGTGGGGGCCGACACCGTCCAGCTGGACACCGCCCCCTCTCCGATGGACTCGCCCTCGGGGCCTCCGGGCACGCTCTTCCACGAGCAGGACCAGTTGAATGAGGCCTGCTTCCACGACACCGAGCCGCCCGTGGTGGTGAAGGTGGAGCGCTCCAGCTTCTACGTCGCGTCCTTCGACGACGACGGAGACCCGGCCACTCCCGGCGCCACGCCCTACCTCATGCTGCACCGGGGGGTGGACATCAACGGAGACGGCACCATCGACGGGGCGGACGCCGCGCCCATCGCGGTGGGCATCGAGCAACTCCAGGTGGCCTACATCCTCAACACCCTGGGGGACACGCCGCCGCCGCTCGTGGGCGTGGACGACACCGTGCCCTGGGGCGAGACGTGGCACACCGGGACGCCCGAAACGGACCGGCCTCGCCTGGATGACGCCTATGCCTCGCCCCGGCGCCTCGGCTCGCACCCGGCCAACATCCGTCAGGTGCGGCTCACCGTCGTCGCGCGCAGCACCAGGGCCGACACGCAGCGCCCCGGGGATGACGTGCTCACACCGGGCGCCGGAGACGCCGACGGCCCCTCCCTCCCCTCCGGCAGCACCGCCTGGCGGCAGCTCGAGAACCTGGGCACCACGCCCGCGAAGGCCTTCGATCCGCGCGGAGGTGGCTTCAGCCGCGCCGTGCTGCGCGAGGCCATCGCCCCCAAGAACCTGCTGATGCGCTCGCAGTTCATCCCCATCCACCCAGGAGGAGGTTGA